From one Deltaproteobacteria bacterium genomic stretch:
- the rpsT gene encoding 30S ribosomal protein S20: MANLPSVEKRHRQSLKRNARNVQKRTQVKTAVKKLRDAIAKKDAAKAKEALKEAQGVLSKAASKGVLTDRNVSRRIGRLSKAVHGLSAAK, from the coding sequence GTGGCCAATCTGCCGTCAGTCGAGAAGCGTCACCGCCAGTCGTTGAAGCGCAATGCCCGCAACGTGCAGAAGCGCACCCAGGTGAAGACCGCGGTGAAGAAGCTTCGCGACGCCATCGCCAAGAAGGACGCCGCCAAGGCCAAGGAAGCGCTCAAGGAGGCCCAGGGCGTGCTGTCCAAGGCTGCTTCGAAGGGCGTGCTCACCGACCGCAACGTGTCGCGCCGCATCGGCCGCCTGAGCAAGGCCGTCCACGGCCTGAGCGCCGCCAAGTAG